A stretch of DNA from Besnoitia besnoiti strain Bb-Ger1 chromosome II, whole genome shotgun sequence:
CTGGCGAGCCGTGagtcgcagcgcagcgcggaaATGCGCAGAAAAGGGGAGCGATGAGCGCCCAGAAAGGCCTTCTCATGACTCTAGGCCTCTGCAGTGAAGGGGTActacggcggcgcggctccttcgcggccATTCAGGAGAGCCcaaacgcagccgcagagaggagacagcagacgcagagtcTTGTGCAGGGCAGCGCATGCTGCTTGCCTCCCTGCTgagcagaaaaagaaggtgaggaggagagatgaggaggaggagaaagagaagaaggaatcTGCATAGAGTTgagcgcagccgcagtcgAGTGAGGCGCGGTtggacgcatgcgcacgcacaCTGCGATTTTTCGTGCGAGgactcgccgtcggcgctgcACCGTTCTTGGCTTTCCCTCCTCTCTTTTGAGTCTTCGCTGTCCAAAAAGTGGAGGACGGCGGCTGGAAAATTGGCGAAACGTGCGAAGAGTTGTGAAGAAAgcaaggaagaagagcagaagagaagaacaAGACgagtcggcggcggctccgcgcttGCCAGAGGGTCGTTAAGGGCTCAAAGTGTGAGTTTTATCCTCTTTGTGGATGGATTGTGTATGTCGCGGTACCCTCTCAAATCAGTGTTGATTGCTGTCTTCGTTTCGCGCACattcgtcttctcttcttcgccgcatATCTCCGTTCTGTGTCTCTCGACGACAGGATAGCTAGACAAACCGGACAGCCAACGCCCTAGCCAGGCTGACAGGCGAAGCGTTCCCTcgctgcgtttttttctcgctgtgCATATTGCCGAGTGAATTTCCTTCTTTCTTGGGTGCTCCTCAGCTGCCGTGGTAGCTTCCTCCCGCAAATTCCGTCTCGCGCCTTGAACTCCGTCTTTCttgcttccttctctttctttccaTTCTCCGGCCGCATCCTTCGTGCATGTCCTCTCGATTCAGTCTtcctttcttttttcctcgGTTCTGTCTCGTGTGTTTCTCTACACACCTCACGTGGAAGCCTAGTCGCTCCCTGGGTCGCATGTCTTCTCCCTTTCCTTGCTCCCCGAGGCCTCGTGTGCTAAAGACTTTCTCTTTctggtgtctcctcgcgtgccatggaagcgcgcgcgtctctgacagcctccgcgtcggtgcttcgtcgcttcctcggcggcggaacCGCCTCTCCAGGCCTAGTAGGTTGATTCCGCGAGTCTGCCCCTTCTGCctctgtttcctctgcatcttctactcgtctccgctccgctgtctctctcccgccaGCCTCCCTCGCAGGCTCTGCTCCTCCCTTTCACGTCTCTCCGCTTTCCTCTGCTAtgctctcgccgcctctcggTACCTGTcgcccgtctcctctcgctgcctccgctttgcgcggcgcggagaagatgCGGCGGATTCACTCGTCTTCAGGCCCCTCGTTGGGCGGCGAccgtctctcctctttgcTTCGCCGCATGCGACGCAGAAGCCCTTTCTGCCTCCCTGagcccgctgcgccttctttccgctcgcaggcctccgccgccgcctacGCGTggccggcagcgccttcgtcgcctcgcggtgCGACGGCGTTGGGCTCCGTCAGCTGCtacttctctcctctcctccttccggcctctgtctctgggTCGGGtcgacgcgtcgccttcttctcgcacGCCACTCTGGCTGCATCCAGCGGCCTCCTCAAGCGCACGGGAGAAATGCGAAAAGCGCAGACTTGCGCCTTCTCGAcggggagcggcggcagTCAGGTCGTCCTGAGCAAGGAGAGACACAGTAAGAAGCTGCGCCAAGCCGCGATGCCTCTCGAAGAAgctgagagagaaaaaccgcgagtttcctctctctcttggtCTCCGTAGACCAGTCACCAGGCACCTGTGTAGAGCGAACGTCTGCAAAGATTATGGATATATAACTTGAATTCAGGTTGCGGCGCGGGTTTCCTTCTCCCGTTTGCACGGCTTCTTGGTCGTattctccgcgctcgcgagaGTTGCTTAGAAGGCGCGCGTATCTCTCTCAACGATGCGCTGTTTTACGTCACATCGGCCTTGTAgagtctctgcgtgtgcttgctcgcttcgctttctcgcAGGTAGCGGCAGGAATGCAGTCGCGCGCCCTCAGTgtgcctgcatgcatgctgCCGATGACACACGTCACAGTTCGTCTCCAGATAGATACACACAGAGATATACATAAGTATGGATATCTATGTGGATAAACAGGTAGACAgataaatagatagataaacAGATGACGAgtaaatagatagataaacGGATAGATCGATAGAGATAGTtgcacacacatatacatgtagatacacgtatatgtatttatgcatatatatgtctgtTTCTACGCACAAGCATCTACGAATGGTTTTTTGAAGGTGACtgcgtcgcgtctctgctgtcgcgcctCCAGATCAGCTGTTGATGGCGGAGATCACGGAGTTCGCGATGCGGCCGTGCCGGCCTCTGACGCTGCAGGAGATCGCCTACCTGAAGGGTCCCCACATGCCGCCGCACGCATTTCCCAGCGGCTCGACTCCAGATCGCTCtgtgctgcctgcgccgtcgccagagTCCGTGCtgcccgcctctgcgctgcccGCTGCGGTGGAGGGCTCCGAGGCTGCCGGAGAGGACAACAGCGTCGagctcttcctctccgtcgaGCTTCCGGTTCGCTTCGCCAGCCGTATCAAGCAAATCGAGGCCGTGCCTCTCTTCAACCAAGAGCAACTCATCATGCAGGTACCCTTACGCGGGAAGGAAAAGGCCGAAGCAGCGAAACCAGGAAGCCCCTCTGAGCACGTAGAAGAGATTACATGTCGAGACAAGGGCCTGGCATGCAGGGCTTCAGTCACACAGATCCTCCTTTCAGGAGTAGAGAATaagcggggcggcggggggagaGGTGGCGACAGGCATTGTATGAAACGATTTctgaggagaggcgcagcgcaaAAGAGccaggggggaggggagggggggacgtCGTCAGGAATGGCGCGTCTTTTCGAGGCGGGGTTGGGCGCCCAGCGAACTCGCGTGGGCAGCGCGCTGTCAGGACTTGGCCCTGGCGCATAGCCTGTCTGCGATGCCTGCGCGCTGTTCTGCTCGActggcctcgccttctttcgcTTGCTTCTGGCGCGTTCGCGGCCGCTCTATTCACCGCGTGGCTGCCGTTTTACGTACGGTTGCCAGTGTGTGTTTGTGCGTCTCAGGTGCGACAGCTGTACGTAGAAAGCTTCAAACAGCTGCGCATGTGCACCTGGACTAGCAAGGAAGAATTCGCCAAGGTGAGCCCGCGAGCGAGTGCCTTCCCTGAACCCTGAATCCTAAGCCGTaacaggcggcgaaggcaacAGGCGCGATTTCGGCACCGCTGAGCGCcgctgaaggcggcggggcgTGTGGGCGGCTTgagtcgcgcgtcgccgagggcaggcagcagcgggctGCGTTTAGCGTTCAGTCGCCTTCGCAGACCTCCGCAGTCTCGCGCCCAAGTAGCGGCacagacagcagcagctACCCTGTTGCTCAGTGCATGGAGTGCAGATTCAGGGGCGTagaggcagacagagacagcgggaATGGATTGGTCAGTCCACCTCTGTGTGGGCATGCAATGAATCTGTGCACGTTCTTGCGTGCGCGTGCCTCTGCGATTCTCGACGCGTCACAGTGCTTCGAAGCCTTCAGAGTTTTCCCCTTCGTGCTGCCTTGCCCGCATGAGGGAGCTGTCTGCATCCGAGGCCTGGTCGCGCCTGGGGCCTACTCGTCTTCAGTTTCTGTCCGCTTTTCTGCTCTCTTCTGTCTGGGCGCGTCCATGTGACAAGTTGACTGAGACCCCGTTAAACTTCTTTCGTCCTTTCGCAGCTGCTCAAGAACTTGAAGCGTCGTCACGCGCCGATCGCGCCCCTTCTGGTCACCGGCATGCGCAACCTGAAGAGGCGCTGGCCGCACATTTTCGTGAGTCTTCAAAAGCCACGCGCGTCTCACGTGTTTCTGAAAGCTCCTTCAGCGAGCTGAAGGCGTCCGTTTCCGCGTAGTTTTGACTCTGAAAAGGGCGCTCGATATCACAGCGTTGATTCCTCCTCTTTCGATTGAGCCTTCATGTGTCGCTGCACCCAGCctgagccgcagcagctcgagtAGCAGTGAACGAACCGATGAAGTCCTCGCGGTCAGGAAGGTGGATTCGAGAAAGTTCTCCGTAGATACTTGCGCGGGGGTTGTCTCTGCGAGTACCGTTGTCTGACTTCGTTCAAGTAGCTCTTTATGCCTTTATGAATTGATAGATATATGTGTGAGTGCTGTGCGTATGCGTGCCAGTTCAATTCTGGTGGCTGTTGTGTGTGTCTCTACGCGGCCTCATCTGCGGATTTCGGTAATAGAGGCAGGTAATGTGCTACATGGATAGACGGATACAAATATATAcgtagatatatagatatagataggtGGTGAGTTATAGGTGTGCGGACGTCTCGTGGCTATGGACTTTAATTTGTATTTCGGTGGTGTGTGAACTGCTGCAGACGGACGGATTCGTAGACGATTTCCTTGATAGCTTCTTCCTTTCGCGTATCGGTCAGTTCCCTGTCCGCAGATCTCTTCCTTTTTTCATTTCATGCAGTCTTCCCTACATCCGCTGCATTAGAAGACTGTCTATAGTCGTTCTCTTGCATCTTCAGGGATGTGGGGTATATGTCGGTCGGTGGTTTTCCGCTGGCTATATTCTTCACCTTTCTCGTTCGATTTCGAGTGTATACCCTCTGTAGCACCCTTCACGCGCATGTGTTCTGCTTGTCTATGTCACTTTGTTCTATAGATATAAATGTGTATTCATGGTAGTATCGCATGTGTCGCGTGGAGCTGGGTATAGGCAAGTTCAATGTCTTCGTACCAAGGTGTTTTTCCCTCTCTGCTGTCGTCCGCGTGCTTTGCCCTTGTCGCATGCATACGTATAGCCAAGTCTGCGAGTCGCCGGAGTGGTAAACAATTCGGTGAAATGCTTGGGCAGTTTCAATGgattttttttctttctttctcctgGTCTCGTGTCTGTCGCAGGCACGGAAATGCTGACAAGCGCGTATCTCTCCCCAAAAGGAATCGTTGATTCTGGTAAGAAGCTGAAACCTTTTTTGGCGTTGCTCTGGATACGCGCGTCTCTCAAACGACTCAGAATCACGAACTTTGCTTTTTCTGCGACCGCCTTCCACTTCGCGGCTGCCTTGTCGCCCGTTCACGGTTTCGATAGAGTCGTTTTTCCGCATCCGCTCGCTCAGCCCGGAggtctctttctctgtcaTGGGCGCTactgccgcctcgtctttTTGACCTCTCAAATCGCCTCCTTGTGCGCTTCACGATCCAGACATTTTGTGGCGATTGGCAGAGTTGTTCAGCCGGTCTCCGCTTGATTCAAGAGGCTATTCTTCGGCGCTCGACGTGCCTCTGTCTCGTTTGAGTCGTGGGTTCCTCTCTTTTGCCTCGTGTCGTTCAGAGTGCGACCCCATGCAAGTCATCAAAAAGGCCGCTGGAGGTGAGTCCTGCATATGCATCTGTGCGCACGTACACGTACGAAAAAAATGCACTGCATGATCTACGTATTCTTcactgcgtctgcgtgtggcgttatacatacacatactCATTCTTGTAGCTCTGTTTAACCTACGGCATGCTAGGCTGCTAATGGAGCGACGCGAAGCGAGGTCTCCTCCTCACCGTCGTATTCGACATCGCATTTGACGTTCTTTAGACACTCTGCGGACAAAATTACTTGGAGGCGCTGAGCTTCCCGTGTGTGTGCGCTTGGATttctccgcagacgccgagaggctCTGTCACTATCACTACGGCTGCTGTCCCCGGGTCATGGTGAGAAGGCGACCAGCTCTTCTCCAGAAAAGATATCGCAGCGACATGAGAAAGGTTACCAGGCGAAAATGATGCGATAGATATACGCCGCACACAGACATGCTACAGTATGCACGCGTGACTGGATGTCGTGTATGTATGGGTGTCACACCTAACATTGGAAATCCAGCGGCGTCTGGACGGTGGGTGTGTTTGTTGCTGCGGTTTCGTCTGCTTTCGCTTCTGGTACAGGAGTGGGTCGACTCGCTTTGTTTGCTCTTTGAAACGCTTCGTCCACTCCTCGCGcaagggaggcgcggcgtgtCGTGGGCGCCAGTATgcctgcgtgtctgtctctttATCGCTCGtgttctgtctctctcagTTTTTTTTTGCCGGCCgttttttcgtctttttGGCTAAGACGAAGCGCTTGGTCCTTGCTTGCTTCCGCAGATCTGGAATCACGAGAgagcgcgcttcgcctgcgtgccGCAGTACCTCTACTACATTCTCTTCGAGCTCTTCAAGGCAAGCGGACACCGTAGCTGACGCAGCCTCAGAGGACCCAGGAGACGAGACGCCGCTGGCTCCtgtctccccccccctcgcgaGAGTCGCTGACCAAAGAAAAGATGAGGGAGCTGTCCGAGCCATGCTCATGTACGAATCGAGAACGCGGCAAGCacatacagatatacatatatattcttGTATTTTTATATTAATATATCTTTACGTGTGGAGATGGACGCACGGCTGATGCTCGTGACTATTCCCATCTGCTTTGTCCGTTGCGTCATACGCCTTTTGCTTTCGCTGTGACGGCGGAAGGGCCGGTGCCCACGTCTGGCTGAACTGCGAGGCGCTTTGTGCAGCTGGCGTCTTTCCGCCATTTTCCTTCGTCGCCCCTTGATTCGCGGTTTCCGAATGCAGCTTGCGATGCATTCAGAACGCGATGCGTGCGACGGTGGAGCGTTTCGGCGGGAAGGGAGTGCACCGGTGGCACTCGTGTGcgtccgccggcgacgcctccccccggggcccgcgcgcgcagcgcgttcagtcagcttcttcgcagcAGCCAGCGTCGGCTACTGCGGCGGGCAAGGAAGACGAGACGAATggctgggcgccgcgccgcagcgccggcacCTGGCACTCCAGTGATAGCTTGTCCGGTGCAGAAGAGTGCGAATACGACGGCTCCTGTGTGTTTTTCGGGCGCCCCCCTCACTATGAGACCCGCATCACCGAGACGGATACTAAGCTGCCTCCTATTCAGATCGTCGTGTCTGGTGACGACCGCGTCATCGCCATCAAGGTACGGACGCCAGATGGCGGGCAAGTTAACTCAAAACAAAGGGCATTTGCTTCTTCTGCAATTATCAACTTATATAAAGTTATGGTTGGCTCTCCGCCAACCTCGCCTAATAGGCCGACCGTCCAGGTAGCAGGGCGGACGCAATCCCCGCTCCCGAGgaaaggcgaaggcgtcggtACCCCCTCCTGGGACACCCTTTCATCCTGtcttttcctctcgcgcAGTCGCATTTCGTCAGCGTTCTGGGCAGGGGGGCagtgaggggggggggagagccgcgcgacggagactgAGGCGAGACAGCGCCAAGGTGCCTtccgtgtgtgtctgtgtccGCCGATTCGGTGAGTCGCTTCAGATGTCCGACcaaggaggcggcgtcgggcAAGAGTCAATCGCCAAGATATGGAGCTACATGTACACCACGGCTCGCCCAGTCGAGATCGGCGTCAGCcagccgccgacgacgctcgccgcgcccccgccgcaCGAGACCCCGTTCTCGCCGCCCACTGTGGGCTCTCtggacgccgcgcctccaacGATTCCTGGAGCTGCcgtcgtctcttcgccttctggcgCCGACTCTTCCGGGCCTCGGGATCCCGCGCCGGGCCCCGCCGGGTTCCCGCGAGCCTTGGGCTCCACGACGGCGGCCGGACGCGACGGCCGGCCCGGAGCGCTCGCTGACGACTCCGTCTGGGCGCAGTGGagctcgcggccttcgtgcGCCACAGccgggcgagaggcgacgcccgctgggcctccaggcgcagcgccgccctcttccGGCATGCGTCAGCCCCTTGCTGCTggagcggaagcgcgagacgTTCGTTCTGCGGCAGAAGAaagccgcgcggctctggatgggcccgccggcggcagcgacggtCCGGGAGACAGGACCCAGGGGCCGGCGGCTCCGCCAACCGGCTCGGGCTCCATGGGCCAGTCCACCCCACAagtgtctccgctcgccggcTTCGGCTGCGGCCTGCCGCTCAGCCGCCTCTACGCGTCGTACCTTGGAGGGAGACTCGAGATTCTGTCGCTGCCTTTCCATGGGAGCGACGCATATCTCTATCTCAATCGCATTGGCGACAAGGTGAGGGACTCGCGCGCTGCAACTCCCTCGGAGGCCACAAGAGCAAGCGCGCCTAAGAGAGGGCGAAGGGCTGATacgcagagcgacgcaggtTGGGAAAATAGTTCTCGTGTGAGAAGAGGCTTATGCAGGAAAGGGAGTGGACCAAGGGGACGATAAGTGCCACAAAAGAAAAGGCAGGTGTGCTCGCGCCAGAGACGGTTTGTGAGTTCGCCCCGTGAATCTTCAGAAGCACGCGgtcggcctcgctctctgcctcaTTCGCTTTTCCAGTGACTTGCCTTGGGCTTCCGCCCCTCGCATCCCTGTCTGTGTGCCAACCCCTCAGGCCAGTTGTCGTGTTTCTGGCTGATTTTCTTGCAGGAACGCATGCCTCCGGACTCGTTTCCTCACGTCGGGCCCCGAGCGTCGCGCGGGCCGCTGAGGAGTCGGGAGGAGCTAGATCTCCTCGGCCTTCCGCGAGACTGATGCAGAGCGCAAGACGCCTTCGACTTCTATCACTCTCTCTCTGAAGCTCGGAATGTCGacgcagcagatgcagcgagTTCGCGGAGTCCGCTTTGTCGTCTGTATTTTTGCGTTCAACGGGGAAGCGTGGCTCGCTCCAGTTTTGTTACCTTCCTGATATggacgcggagagggaaGTTGGAGGCGACGAGTTGTATATTGTTGTATATGCACGTGGGCATCTGTCTAAAGAGtttccgccttctcgtccttcCCGGCGCACGAAAcgcggtcgctgctgcgtctgccgcaagCCCTAACTTGCAGCGACGAGAGTAGCAGGCGGGGTTTCTGCCCAGACCGTGTGACCAGAGGACTATTTTCGAGGCTGTGCGTTGGCCTGTGCTTCTGCAACTCCTTTGACAAACTGCAACCGGGAGCCACGTTGTTCTAGACACACACgagtgtgtctctctctcttcgggTGCGTATCTTCCCTCCCAGTACTCCAATACCTGATGTTGAAAACGCGTGTCTGTAGCGGTCCGCTTGAAGGTACTATGTGTGGACGGCCGCTTGCCAGCGGCAGGCATTGGCCCTTTTTTAACAGATATATACGCATAAATGTGGCATTTGTAGTCTACACAGtaatatctatatatattgaaccctgcgcaggcagcccTAGTCCCTCTCATGTGGTG
This window harbors:
- a CDS encoding putative pyruvate dehydrogenase kinase (encoded by transcript BESB_040230), whose product is MLSPPLGTCRPSPLAASALRGAEKMRRIHSSSGPSLGGDRLSSLLRRMRRRSPFCLPEPAAPSFRSQASAAAYAWPAAPSSPRGATALGSVSCYFSPLLLPASVSGSGRRVAFFSHATLAASSGLLKRTGEMRKAQTCAFSTGSGGSQVVLSKERHNQLLMAEITEFAMRPCRPLTLQEIAYLKGPHMPPHAFPSGSTPDRSVLPAPSPESVLPASALPAAVEGSEAAGEDNSVELFLSVELPVRFASRIKQIEAVPLFNQEQLIMQVRQLYVESFKQLRMCTWTSKEEFAKLLKNLKRRHAPIAPLLVTGMRNLKRRWPHIFTDGFVDDFLDSFFLSRIGTEMLTSAYLSPKGIVDSECDPMQVIKKAAGDAERLCHYHYGCCPRVMIWNHERARFACVPQYLYYILFELFKNAMRATVERFGGKGVHRWHSCASAGDASPRGPRAQRVQSASSQQPASATAAGKEDETNGWAPRRSAGTWHSSDSLSGAEECEYDGSCVFFGRPPHYETRITETDTKLPPIQIVVSGDDRVIAIKMSDQGGGVGQESIAKIWSYMYTTARPVEIGVSQPPTTLAAPPPHETPFSPPTVGSLDAAPPTIPGAAVVSSPSGADSSGPRDPAPGPAGFPRALGSTTAAGRDGRPGALADDSVWAQWSSRPSCATAGREATPAGPPGAAPPSSGMRQPLAAGAEARDVRSAAEESRAALDGPAGGSDGPGDRTQGPAAPPTGSGSMGQSTPQVSPLAGFGCGLPLSRLYASYLGGRLEILSLPFHGSDAYLYLNRIGDKERMPPDSFPHVGPRASRGPLRSREELDLLGLPRD